One window of the Pedobacter ginsengisoli genome contains the following:
- a CDS encoding Fic family protein, translated as MNLNFDTATKYHYDQFPPENLDYGKFINELVKATDAIARYDQMLKNLHNSEILLSPLRNQEAVISSRMEGTVSTMDEILQFEAEEEGEEPNLNNYRSDVFETILYQRALKNAQKGMKDGYELSTSFIKQVHQQLLYFGRGANKSPGAFKSEQNYLADRLKKNILFIPISPEKLSDGLDTLFSYLKNSNHPILVKTALMHLEFEALHPFQDGNGRIGRMLITLYLWSTGVISEPHFYISGYFEENKDQYIDTMRNVSESGDWSEWCAFFLKAVENQSIKNLEVAESIQGLYEEMKGIFSEILSSKWSVNALDYIFTNPVFRNSKFTSNSGIPAPTAAKFTRKLLDRGLIITKQEASGRRPALYSFEPLMKLVRI; from the coding sequence ATGAATTTAAATTTTGACACCGCAACAAAGTATCACTATGATCAATTTCCTCCTGAAAACTTGGATTATGGGAAATTTATCAATGAGCTTGTAAAAGCTACTGATGCTATAGCCAGGTACGATCAAATGTTAAAGAATTTACACAATAGTGAGATCTTATTAAGTCCTCTAAGAAATCAAGAAGCTGTAATTTCATCTAGGATGGAAGGTACTGTAAGTACTATGGATGAAATATTACAATTTGAAGCAGAAGAGGAAGGTGAAGAACCTAATCTTAACAACTATCGTTCAGATGTATTTGAGACTATATTATATCAAAGAGCGTTAAAAAATGCACAAAAGGGCATGAAAGATGGGTATGAATTATCAACAAGCTTTATAAAACAAGTACATCAACAACTGCTCTATTTTGGAAGAGGGGCCAATAAATCTCCAGGGGCATTCAAATCGGAGCAAAACTACTTAGCAGATAGACTAAAAAAAAACATATTATTTATTCCAATAAGTCCAGAAAAACTATCTGACGGATTGGATACTTTATTTAGTTATTTAAAAAATAGCAATCATCCAATCTTAGTAAAAACTGCTTTAATGCATTTAGAATTTGAAGCATTACATCCCTTTCAGGATGGGAATGGAAGAATTGGGAGAATGTTAATTACTTTATATTTATGGTCTACAGGGGTCATATCCGAACCCCATTTCTACATAAGTGGATATTTTGAAGAAAATAAGGACCAATACATAGATACTATGAGAAATGTATCAGAAAGTGGGGATTGGAGTGAGTGGTGTGCCTTCTTTTTAAAGGCAGTTGAAAATCAATCGATTAAAAACCTAGAAGTGGCCGAAAGTATTCAAGGCCTTTATGAAGAAATGAAAGGGATTTTCTCAGAAATACTCTCATCAAAATGGAGTGTAAATGCTTTAGATTACATATTTACAAATCCAGTTTTCAGGAATAGTAAATTTACTTCTAACAGCGGAATACCGGCTCCAACGGCTGCCAAATTTACGAGAAAACTACTAGACAGGGGACTAATTATCACTAAACAAGAGGCATCAGGGAGACGCCCAGCATTATATTCTTTTGAACCATTAATGAAACTTGTAAGAATTTAA
- a CDS encoding polysaccharide deacetylase family protein: MRNVVRLFCLLMVLAIPCSAQVNIEGYNKYFAIAKYHNKELLILRKFKTSGTNSYLAVNPRELTTSIVPAARLTVKEMGFEQALSYLSNTPYAQAISSAKQLSGNLQDAGIIHGFQKEKGITLTIDLCPSHKALDRMIFTSLISEFQKTEKPVPIAISITGRWMLTHSNDLNWLKELEKSNDIEVTWINHSYNHHVSSKAPLKTNFLLEPGTDMDFEILGTELAMLQHGLLPSAFFRFPGLVSDTEVVQRVLSYGIIPVGSDAWLAKGQPANAGSIVLIHGNGNEPVGVQDFIRLLKNKQQDINGRQWMMYDLRESVEDEFQQK; encoded by the coding sequence ATGCGAAACGTAGTAAGACTTTTTTGCCTCTTAATGGTGTTGGCTATTCCTTGTTCAGCCCAGGTTAACATTGAGGGTTATAACAAATATTTCGCAATTGCTAAGTACCACAATAAAGAATTACTGATACTTCGAAAGTTCAAAACCTCGGGTACTAATTCATATTTAGCAGTAAACCCGCGTGAACTAACAACATCAATAGTTCCTGCAGCAAGGCTTACTGTTAAAGAAATGGGATTTGAGCAAGCACTTAGCTATTTGAGTAATACCCCGTATGCTCAGGCAATATCTTCTGCAAAGCAATTATCCGGGAACTTACAGGATGCAGGAATTATACATGGTTTTCAAAAGGAAAAGGGAATAACCTTAACAATTGATCTGTGCCCTTCACATAAAGCTTTGGATAGGATGATCTTTACTTCACTCATTTCAGAATTTCAGAAAACGGAGAAACCGGTTCCGATCGCAATTTCAATTACCGGTCGATGGATGCTTACACATTCTAATGATCTAAATTGGCTTAAGGAGCTAGAGAAATCAAATGATATTGAGGTTACATGGATAAATCATTCCTATAATCACCATGTGAGTTCGAAAGCGCCGCTTAAAACTAACTTCCTGCTGGAGCCTGGAACAGATATGGATTTTGAAATACTGGGAACAGAATTGGCCATGTTACAGCATGGGTTGTTGCCATCTGCTTTCTTTCGTTTTCCGGGGCTTGTGTCAGACACTGAAGTTGTACAGCGCGTACTTTCTTATGGAATTATTCCTGTTGGCAGTGATGCATGGCTTGCAAAAGGTCAGCCAGCCAATGCCGGAAGCATAGTTTTAATTCATGGAAATGGAAACGAACCGGTAGGAGTTCAGGATTTTATCAGGCTACTTAAGAATAAGCAGCAAGACATTAATGGTAGGCAATGGATGATGTACGATTTAAGGGAAAGTGTTGAAGATGAGTTTCAACAGAAATAA
- the ahcY gene encoding adenosylhomocysteinase yields the protein MSSVETTYVPYKVKDISLAEWGRKEIELAEAEMPGLMSLREEFGPSQPLKGARIAGCLHMTIQTAVLIETLVALGAEVTWSSCNIFSTQDHAAAAIAAAGIQVYAWKGLDEASFDWCIEQTLHFGPERQPLNMILDDGGDLTNMVFDKFPELIANIKGLSEETTTGVHRLYERMKNGTLHLPAINVNDSVTKSKFDNKYGCRESLVDAIRRATDIMLAGKVAVVAGYGDVGKGSAESLSSQGVRVIVSEIDPICALQAAMEGYEVKKFATAVKEADIIVTTTGNCDIVRAEHFKVMKDKAIVCNIGHFDNEIDVAWLNKNYGDTKVEIKPQVDKYTIDGKDIILLAEGRLVNLGCATGHPSFVMSNSFTNQTLAQLELWTNTDQYENKVYVLPKHLDEKVARLHLAKIGVELDVLDAHQAEYIGVPVEGPFKPDTYRY from the coding sequence ATGTCATCAGTAGAGACAACTTACGTTCCTTACAAAGTTAAGGACATTTCACTGGCAGAATGGGGCCGCAAAGAAATTGAACTGGCAGAAGCAGAAATGCCAGGTTTAATGTCATTACGCGAAGAATTTGGTCCTTCTCAACCATTAAAAGGCGCACGCATTGCAGGCTGCCTTCACATGACCATCCAAACTGCAGTTTTAATTGAAACATTAGTTGCATTAGGTGCTGAAGTTACCTGGTCATCTTGTAATATATTTTCAACTCAGGATCATGCTGCTGCTGCTATTGCTGCTGCTGGCATTCAGGTGTATGCCTGGAAAGGTTTAGACGAGGCTAGCTTTGACTGGTGCATCGAGCAAACTTTACATTTCGGTCCTGAGCGCCAACCACTAAATATGATCTTAGATGATGGTGGCGATTTAACCAATATGGTTTTCGATAAATTCCCTGAACTTATTGCTAACATCAAAGGTTTATCTGAAGAAACTACTACCGGAGTTCACCGCTTATATGAGCGTATGAAAAACGGAACATTGCACTTACCTGCAATTAACGTAAACGATTCAGTTACCAAATCTAAATTTGATAACAAATATGGTTGTCGTGAATCATTAGTAGATGCGATCCGTCGTGCTACTGATATCATGTTAGCTGGTAAAGTAGCTGTTGTTGCTGGTTACGGTGATGTTGGTAAAGGTTCTGCTGAATCTTTAAGCTCGCAAGGTGTACGTGTAATCGTTTCTGAAATTGACCCGATCTGTGCTTTACAAGCGGCAATGGAAGGTTATGAAGTTAAGAAATTCGCTACCGCTGTTAAAGAAGCTGATATTATTGTTACTACAACAGGTAACTGTGATATTGTTCGTGCTGAACATTTCAAAGTGATGAAAGACAAAGCTATCGTTTGTAACATTGGTCACTTCGACAATGAAATTGATGTTGCATGGTTAAACAAAAACTATGGCGATACTAAAGTGGAGATCAAACCTCAGGTTGACAAATATACTATCGACGGAAAAGACATCATCCTATTGGCAGAAGGTCGTTTGGTAAACTTAGGCTGTGCAACTGGCCACCCAAGTTTTGTAATGTCTAATTCATTTACTAACCAGACTTTGGCTCAATTAGAATTGTGGACCAATACTGATCAGTATGAGAACAAAGTTTATGTGCTTCCTAAGCATTTAGATGAAAAAGTAGCTCGTTTACACCTGGCTAAAATTGGTGTTGAACTTGATGTTTTAGATGCTCATCAGGCAGAATATATTGGTGTTCCGGTTGAAGGTCCATTTAAACCTGATACTTACAGATACTAA
- a CDS encoding helix-turn-helix domain-containing protein: MDNPFSIIDHRLKVIEDLLQRIHGDESHSESKHETYLRIEMAAEFLSTTQNALRVMVHKGQINYIKKQGKLFFRRSDLIEWLESGASDDNS, translated from the coding sequence ATGGACAATCCTTTTTCAATCATAGATCATCGACTTAAAGTTATAGAGGACTTGTTGCAAAGAATCCATGGAGATGAGTCGCATTCAGAATCCAAGCATGAGACTTACTTGAGGATAGAAATGGCTGCGGAATTCTTAAGCACCACACAGAACGCCTTGAGAGTGATGGTTCATAAGGGGCAGATCAATTATATTAAAAAACAAGGAAAATTATTCTTCAGACGATCTGATTTGATTGAATGGCTAGAGTCAGGAGCCAGCGATGACAATAGCTGA
- a CDS encoding pyridoxine 5'-phosphate synthase: MTKLSVNINKIATLRNSRGGNNPDLIKVALDCERFGSEGITVHPRPDERHIRYQDVFDLKARIATEFNIEGNCREQKFVDLVLANKPAQVTLVPDAEGQITSNHGWDTIKHKDYLKEMVSIFKSAGIRVSIFVDPVVEMVEAAAESGTDRIELYTEAYAHNYYDNREKAILPYIAAAHKAHEVGLGINAGHDLDLHNLKYFAESIPGLLEVSIGHALISDALYLGLENTIQLYLKQLKH, translated from the coding sequence ATGACAAAACTTTCAGTAAACATCAATAAAATAGCAACACTTCGTAATAGTCGTGGAGGAAACAATCCGGATCTTATTAAAGTAGCTTTGGATTGCGAACGCTTCGGATCGGAAGGGATTACAGTACATCCAAGACCTGATGAAAGACACATCAGATATCAGGATGTTTTTGATTTGAAAGCAAGAATAGCTACAGAATTTAACATTGAGGGTAACTGCCGGGAACAAAAATTTGTTGATCTGGTTTTAGCTAACAAACCTGCTCAGGTAACGTTGGTACCTGATGCCGAAGGTCAAATTACGTCTAACCATGGATGGGATACGATAAAACATAAGGATTACTTGAAAGAAATGGTTTCTATATTTAAATCGGCAGGAATCAGGGTATCAATTTTTGTTGATCCTGTGGTAGAAATGGTTGAGGCAGCGGCAGAAAGCGGAACTGACAGGATTGAACTTTACACTGAAGCTTATGCCCACAATTACTATGATAACCGGGAAAAGGCTATCCTGCCCTATATTGCAGCAGCACACAAGGCTCATGAGGTTGGGCTAGGCATAAACGCTGGTCATGATTTAGATTTACATAACCTAAAATATTTTGCCGAAAGTATCCCCGGATTACTGGAAGTTAGTATTGGCCATGCACTAATAAGTGATGCACTTTATTTAGGACTGGAAAACACCATTCAATTATACCTGAAGCAATTGAAACATTAA
- a CDS encoding mechanosensitive ion channel family protein — translation MSLKLLISFIALCFIQHIAYAQKDTVAFKGYPVIAHSDTLFHVKNKLGSLSASERAQRISTKVEALSEDLLFVPDSLVTVDDSTLVAIAYKGDILLSLSKADADSVNMSREVMAKAYQEIIINNINSYRKETNLSELLKRAGLGLLIILVLGVCIYFFNKYSNKFNSWLSFKLHKRIGHIKIKDYELIDRKRELTLISKFLNLIKIFVILLLVYLTLPVIFRLFPWTKSWSDSLISFVLNPLKNIFSALIDFFPNLITIAVIVGVFHYVKRAIKFLADEIENERLKINGFYPDWAKPTFNIVKILLNAFTLVMIWPYIPGSDLAIFKGVSVFLGILISFGSSSAISNGVAGMVITYMRPFKIGDVVKIGDTTGAVLEKSLLVTRVKTIKNEIITIPNSAILNGNTVNYSSMAANEGLIIHSTLTLGYDIPWTKIHELLINSALATEGVIKDRTPFVLQTSLDDWYVSYQLNAYISDPRIMAVIYSELHKNIHEAFDAAGVEIMSPHYQAIRDGNASTVQAKA, via the coding sequence ATGTCATTAAAACTGTTGATCTCATTTATAGCGTTGTGTTTTATTCAGCATATTGCTTATGCCCAGAAAGATACTGTTGCATTTAAAGGCTACCCTGTAATTGCACATTCGGATACACTCTTTCATGTAAAAAATAAACTCGGTTCATTGTCTGCATCCGAAAGGGCGCAAAGAATCTCAACCAAGGTCGAAGCCTTATCTGAGGATCTTCTTTTCGTGCCCGATTCTTTAGTTACGGTTGATGATTCTACTCTTGTGGCTATTGCCTATAAAGGTGATATTTTATTAAGCTTGTCAAAAGCCGATGCTGATTCCGTGAATATGAGTCGCGAAGTTATGGCTAAAGCTTATCAGGAAATCATTATAAATAACATTAACAGTTACAGAAAGGAAACCAATTTATCAGAGCTTTTAAAGCGGGCTGGGTTGGGACTGCTAATTATTCTTGTATTGGGTGTATGTATATATTTTTTCAATAAGTACTCTAATAAATTTAACAGTTGGCTCAGTTTCAAATTGCATAAAAGAATTGGGCATATTAAGATTAAGGATTATGAACTGATCGACAGAAAAAGGGAGCTTACATTAATCAGTAAATTCCTGAACCTGATTAAAATCTTTGTAATCCTTTTACTGGTTTACCTTACGCTTCCGGTAATCTTCAGGCTCTTCCCATGGACAAAATCCTGGAGCGATAGCCTAATTAGTTTTGTATTAAATCCATTAAAAAACATATTTAGCGCTTTAATTGACTTTTTCCCTAACCTGATTACTATTGCAGTAATTGTTGGTGTATTCCATTACGTAAAAAGGGCCATTAAATTTTTAGCCGATGAGATTGAAAACGAAAGGTTAAAAATTAACGGTTTCTATCCGGATTGGGCAAAACCTACATTTAATATTGTTAAGATTTTACTGAATGCTTTTACATTGGTAATGATATGGCCTTACATTCCTGGATCTGATCTGGCAATCTTTAAGGGAGTGTCTGTATTCCTAGGGATTCTTATTTCTTTTGGGTCTTCATCGGCAATTAGTAATGGTGTGGCAGGTATGGTAATTACGTACATGCGACCTTTTAAGATAGGGGATGTAGTGAAAATTGGGGATACAACCGGGGCTGTTCTGGAAAAATCATTATTGGTTACTCGTGTCAAAACGATCAAAAACGAGATTATTACTATTCCTAACAGTGCTATTTTAAACGGAAATACGGTTAATTATAGCAGCATGGCCGCTAACGAAGGACTGATTATTCATAGTACCCTTACCCTGGGTTACGATATTCCATGGACAAAAATTCATGAGCTGCTAATTAATTCCGCATTGGCAACCGAAGGTGTTATTAAGGATAGAACTCCTTTTGTATTGCAAACAAGTCTCGATGACTGGTACGTGTCTTATCAGTTGAATGCTTATATAAGCGACCCACGTATTATGGCTGTAATCTATTCAGAACTGCATAAGAATATCCATGAAGCATTTGACGCGGCAGGAGTTGAAATTATGTCGCCTCATTACCAGGCCATAAGAGATGGAAATGCAAGTACTGTTCAGGCTAAAGCTTAG